A window of Vigna unguiculata cultivar IT97K-499-35 chromosome 4, ASM411807v1, whole genome shotgun sequence contains these coding sequences:
- the LOC114180671 gene encoding uncharacterized protein LOC114180671, producing the protein MNLSKDLIVPYNEQIVGFSGERVDTRGYLDLRTRIGSRRDGREVRVRFLLVEANTSYNVLLGRPCLNAFGAIVSTLHLAMKFPSDKGTICTVHADQQIARQCYAAGLKIAPYSRPRKQQCSEVAMTDLDHRTNMEDRIQPGGDTKEISIGTRPYQITKIGVAMRPDEEELMGAVILENKDFFAWSSANMPGIHPDVMSHKLAIFRVARSVAQKKRKIREERRKAVEEEVKKLERAGFIKEIKYTTWLANVVMVKKASGKWRMCTDFTDLNKACLKDAYPLPNIDRLVDGASGHNFLSFLDAYSGYNQIPMYGPDRSKTAFITDQANFCNEVMSFRLKNAGATYQGLMDRVFRG; encoded by the coding sequence ATGAATCTCTCCAAAGATCTGATCGTCCCCTACAATGAGCAGATTGTCGGATTCTCGGGCGAGCGAGTAGACACGAGAGGCTACCTGGATCTCCGCACCAGGATCGGATCACGAAGGGATGGCCGGGAGGTAAGGGTTAGATTCCTATTAGTAGAAGCTAACACCTCTTATAATGTGTTGCTAGGAAGACCTTGCCTAAATGCTTTCGGGGCGATCGTCTCCACTCTGCACCTGGCCATGAAGTTTCCGTCTGATAAGGGAACGATATGCACTGTGCATGCGGACCAGCAGATCGCCAGGCAATGCTATGCCGCGGGGTTAAAGATCGCTCCCTACAGCCGCCCCAGAAAGCAACAATGTTCGGAGGTCGCCATGACTGACCTGGACCACCGAACGAACATGGAGGATCGGATTCAACCCGGTGGAGATACCAAGGAGATCTCGATCGGGACGCGGCCATATCAGATAACGAAGATAGGGGTAGCTATGAGGCCGGACGAGGAGGAACTCATGGGCGCGGTCATATTGGAAAACAAAGACTTTTTCGCGTGGTCGTCGGCCAACATGCCGGGCATTCATCCTGACGTGATGTCCCATAAGTTGGCCATCTTCAGAGTAGCCCGATCGGTCGCtcagaagaagaggaagataaGGGAGGAGCGGAGGAAAGCGGTCGAAGAGGAAGTGAAGAAGCTGGAAAGGGCCGGtttcataaaagaaatcaaGTATACCACGTGGCTGGCAAACGTGGTGATGGTGAAGAAGGCGAGCGGGAAGTGGAGGATGTGCACGGACTTCACCGATCTCAACAAGGCATGCTTGAAGGACGCATACCCTCTACCCAACATCGATCGGCTGGTAGATGGAGCTTCGGGGCACAATTTTCTGAGCTTCTTGGACGCATACTCAGGGTATAATCAAATCCCTATGTATGGTCCAGATAGATCCAAAACGGCATTCATCACCGATCAAGCGAATTTCTGCAACGAAGTCATGTCGTTCCGCCTGAAGAATGCAGGGGCAACCTATCAAGGGCTTATGGATCGGGTCTTCCGAGGGTAG